Proteins from one Arthrobacter sp. Soc17.1.1.1 genomic window:
- a CDS encoding zinc-binding dehydrogenase — protein MRRRRNLVIRAPGSLEIIEEQLPEVPEGGLLLETLVTGLSAGTELAFVKGDHPGLRSRLDPDLGLFLPHSAGTAYPIRRLGYMEVARVAESRTPAFSEGDVLACAYGHATMHVADPLNEHLVLLGKDLDPLLGVFVAHLGPICANGLLHAAAEATGGMVRRLADGVDGRQVLVTGAGPIGLLTALFARSLGAREVAVADSDPRRRQVAADLGFPALDLDDDPGKLLKERWRHGPADRGADVVFQCRGRPEALHAALRAARPQGSIIDLAFYTSGAEAVRLGEEFHHNGLVLRCAQIGRVPRGLTGQWDRARLSAETIRLLRSHGDVIRKHLISDVVPYDNAPRLMHEVSQHQRQVLTAVFAVAPAYL, from the coding sequence GTGAGGCGCCGCCGCAACCTCGTCATCCGGGCACCTGGCTCCCTGGAAATTATCGAGGAGCAGCTGCCTGAGGTTCCCGAGGGTGGGCTGCTGCTCGAAACCCTCGTCACCGGCCTGTCCGCGGGCACGGAACTTGCCTTTGTGAAAGGGGACCACCCGGGGCTCCGGTCTCGACTGGATCCCGACCTAGGCCTTTTCTTGCCGCACTCCGCCGGCACTGCCTACCCGATCCGCAGGCTCGGCTACATGGAAGTCGCCCGGGTAGCGGAATCGCGAACTCCTGCATTTTCAGAGGGAGACGTCCTCGCCTGCGCGTACGGGCATGCCACTATGCATGTGGCGGATCCGCTCAATGAGCATCTGGTGCTACTGGGCAAGGATCTTGATCCGCTGCTGGGCGTCTTCGTGGCACACCTCGGGCCGATCTGCGCCAACGGTCTGCTGCATGCGGCAGCGGAGGCAACCGGCGGCATGGTCCGCCGTCTTGCCGACGGCGTGGACGGACGTCAGGTGCTGGTCACCGGAGCCGGTCCCATCGGGCTCCTCACTGCACTGTTCGCCCGGTCCCTCGGCGCACGCGAGGTTGCCGTCGCAGACTCCGACCCCCGCCGCCGCCAGGTGGCAGCAGACCTGGGTTTCCCTGCTCTGGACCTGGACGATGATCCCGGCAAGCTACTGAAAGAACGGTGGCGCCATGGCCCAGCAGATCGGGGAGCGGACGTCGTGTTCCAATGCCGTGGGCGTCCCGAAGCACTCCATGCCGCCCTCCGTGCCGCCCGCCCTCAGGGAAGCATCATCGATCTGGCCTTCTATACCAGCGGAGCGGAGGCCGTGCGCCTCGGCGAGGAGTTCCATCACAACGGACTGGTCCTTCGTTGCGCGCAGATCGGCAGGGTCCCCCGAGGCCTGACGGGACAGTGGGACCGTGCACGGCTCTCCGCTGAAACCATCAGATTACTCCGCTCCCACGGCGATGTGATCCGCAAGCACCTGATCTCCGACGTCGTTCCCTACGACAACGCACCGCGGCTGATGCACGAGGTTTCCCAGCACCAACGGCAAGTCCTGACTGCTGTTTTCGCTGTAGCCCCCGCATACCTGTAA
- a CDS encoding GAF domain-containing protein: MDGQVQVKMTTFALSEAHVGVEDVWVRYYGLGGCISLFEVQSYLAGLLVLPPLERNLLAEATNELLESRAVHLRVPFDAEDDADASVEDSRKGLGAAGAFLFSAGEQETERLAALDRTQLLDSVPEARFDRYTQQATEYFRVSSSIVALLDDRRMFLKSVIGPVEQNLPREITFCHATIRSAGPLIVTDALEDDRFSTNPLVVGEPFIRFYAGHPLRGPGGWIVGTLCVIDQKPRDFSGHDERFLRNLARLVEDEINA, translated from the coding sequence GTGGATGGACAGGTACAGGTCAAGATGACGACGTTCGCGCTTTCCGAGGCGCATGTGGGTGTCGAGGACGTGTGGGTGCGGTACTACGGGTTGGGCGGCTGCATCTCGCTGTTCGAGGTCCAGTCGTATCTTGCCGGCCTGCTGGTGCTTCCGCCGTTGGAGCGGAACCTCCTCGCGGAGGCCACGAACGAGCTGCTCGAGTCGAGAGCGGTGCACCTGCGGGTGCCCTTCGATGCCGAGGATGACGCTGACGCTTCGGTCGAGGACTCACGCAAGGGACTCGGTGCCGCCGGTGCGTTCCTGTTCAGCGCCGGGGAGCAGGAGACGGAGCGTCTGGCCGCGCTGGACAGGACGCAGCTGCTGGATTCCGTTCCTGAGGCCCGGTTCGATCGGTACACGCAGCAGGCGACAGAGTACTTCCGGGTCAGCTCATCGATCGTTGCGCTGCTCGATGACCGGCGCATGTTCCTGAAGTCCGTGATCGGACCGGTTGAGCAGAACCTGCCCCGGGAGATCACGTTCTGCCACGCGACGATCCGTAGCGCAGGGCCGCTGATCGTCACGGACGCACTCGAGGATGATCGCTTCAGCACCAACCCTCTGGTCGTGGGGGAGCCCTTCATCCGTTTCTACGCCGGCCATCCTTTGCGCGGTCCGGGCGGGTGGATCGTCGGGACCCTGTGCGTCATCGATCAGAAGCCCCGCGATTTCTCCGGCCACGACGAACGTTTCCTTCGGAATCTGGCCCGCCTCGTCGAGGACGAGATCAACGCCTGA
- a CDS encoding ANTAR domain-containing protein, whose product MEHQGDQELGFDAIPALEQVVERLTEMNRRLTDMARMMETRDVVGQAKGILMERYGISSDEAQALLVAASRDSGMGMALVAANLVSDGRLPDNGRQ is encoded by the coding sequence GTGGAACATCAGGGGGATCAGGAGTTGGGCTTCGACGCGATTCCGGCATTGGAACAGGTGGTCGAGCGCCTGACCGAGATGAACCGGCGCCTGACCGACATGGCGCGGATGATGGAAACCCGGGATGTGGTCGGCCAGGCGAAGGGGATCCTCATGGAGCGCTATGGGATCTCCTCGGATGAGGCGCAAGCGCTCCTGGTCGCGGCGAGCAGGGACAGCGGGATGGGAATGGCCCTCGTGGCAGCGAACCTCGTCTCCGATGGGAGACTGCCCGATAACGGCAGGCAGTGA